ACAGAAGGGGCTTATTCAGAACCTCAACCTGAGCGTAATGGGTGCATCCAGGGATGGGCAGACTAATTATGGCTTTTCTTCAGGCTTAACTGACCAGAAAGGAGTGCTGATCAATACCGGTTTTAAGCGCTACTCGCTACGGGCGAATGTGGAATCCAGGTTCTTTAATCTTTTAAAAATAGGAACAAACCTGAATTACAGTTTCAGTAAGCAGACTGGTGGTTCCTCGCCTAGTTATATGAATTATGGGGCAGCGAATTACCGGCCTGATATTCCGGTTTACAATCCGGACGGGTCTTATGCTAATGATGGTTTTAATGATAATCCTGTTGCCTCCAGAATGGTTACAGATATCAATGAAAGTCAAAGGCTACTGGCTTCTGTGTTTGCTGAGCTGGAAATCATTCCGGGTTTAAAAGCGAGGTCTTCGCTTTCCTATGATGTAAACCACAATACGGGGTTTTCTTATACCCCAAGCTGGATGCTCTCTGTAATTAATCAGAACCAAAAAGGGTCGAGGACGGATAAAAATTTTCAATATACCAACAGGATATTTGACAACACGCTCAGTTTTACCAAAGCTTATGATAAACATCATATAGATGCTGTAGCAGGCGCTTCCTGGACTTTGAACAGAAGTAATTTCAATAACGTAAACAGCATCAATTTTCCTAATGATGATGTACTGAATAACCTCGGTTCTGCGGGCACAATAAATGGTTACAGCAGCGGGGGAGAAAGCAGTGGTCTGGAATCTTTTTTTCTTCGTGCCAATTACAATTACGATGGAAAGTATTACCTGACGGTAAGTGGGCGTGCAGATAATTCTACCAAATTCGGACCTGAAAATCAATGGGGATATTTTCCTTCAGTAGGTCTGGCCTGGAGATTTTCACAGGAAAATTTTATGAAAGGCTTAAGCTTTATTGATGATGCGAAGTTAAGGTTAACCAGAGGAAAAACGGGAACTTCAGCATTTGGAAGTTTTGGGTTCCTGACTTTGTTTAACACCGGTTATTTCTATAATGGCGTGAACGGGCTTAGGGCAAATCCTGATGATGGGCAGCCGAATCCGGACATCAGATGGGAAGGAACGACGCAGACCGATGCGGCATTGGAGCTTAGTTTCTTAAAGTCACGGCTGAAAACCACCATCAATTATTATCGGAAATATACCGAGGGCATGATAACCGGGCCCAGTATTCCTTCATCCAATGGTTATAGTTTTCAAAACAAGAATATTGGAGATGTAAGCAACCAGGGATGGGAGTTTACCATATCGGCTATTCCGGTAAACAATGACAAGTTTACCTGGATCTCTGATTTTAACATCAGCTTTAATAAGAACAAAGTAGAAAAGACCTATGGAACAGCATTGTACGGTACTATTCTTCTGACCGAAGGACTTCCTTTGAATGGAATCCGGGGATACCGGACAAATGGGCTTTACCAGAATCAGGGAGAAATAGATGCGTTAAATGCCATTGCCAGACAAGCAACAGGAAATCCAGGTGCATTTTATCAGACTTCACAGACGGCTCCCGGAGATGTCAGGTTTGTTGACCTCAATGGAGATGGCAGGATAGATACCAAAGACAGGTCAATTCTTGGCTATTCTCAAAATCCCAAATATTTTGGGGGCTGGAATAATACTTTCCGATATGGACAATTGGAATTGAGCACACTTTTTCAGTTTGATGTAGGAAGTAAAGTTTCAAGAGAACAGAATAATGATGTTTTTAATGGCTACCGCTACAATGTCTCTTCATTGGTACTTACCGGATGGACTCCTGAAAATACAAATACACAGCAACCGAGAAATGTGGTTAACGGGCCTGGACAGAATATTGATACGAATACAGACCGTTTTATTGAAGATACATCTTTTCTAAGGTTAAAGAATGTACAACTGAGCTACCTTTTTAACAGTGCGTTATTAAAAAAGATGCACATTCAACAGGTAAGGTTATTTACAGGAATGACGAATTTATTTACCTGGACAAAATATAGAGGGCTGGACCCGGAAGTGAACAGTGAAAACACATTCACGGATCACGGAAGGGATACTGCTACTTATCCAACTACTCAAAGTATAACGTTTGGTGTTAATCTTAAATTTTAAAAAGATGATGAAAATGAAATCTATATCAATCGTTTTAAGCTGTATGCTGTTTATTAGTTTGCAGGCTTGTAAATTAACGGATGTAACAGACCTTAAGCCGGAAAACAAGCTGGATGAAAGTACTGTGGTTGTCGATATTCCTTCTGCTGAGAAATTGTTGGCAGGCGCATATTATAGCTTAAGAGATGAACCGCTGGCTAACCAGACCCCAATTTATGTTGGACTAATGGGACTGAACGTGACGGCCGCCGGTGCATCCAGCAATCCTTATCTTAACAATAATGTGCCTCCAAATAACAGCAGCTTAAATAGTTATTTATACGGAGGGCCATATCAACTTATTCAGACGGCTAACTTTGTAATTCTGAAAACCGGCGCTTTAACCCTTACAGATCCACGTAAAGCCCAGATCATTTCAGAAGCAAAATTTCTCCGTGCGTTGGGACATTTTTACATCCTGCGTCTCTTCGGTCAGTTCTGGGATATGGGGTCCAGTTACGGAATTGAAATCAAGGATATTCCGAATTCACCTGTTGCTGCAAGGGCAAGCGTTAAGCTCTCTTATGAATTTATCCTTTCGGATCTGGATGCAGCAATCAGTGATTGCCCGGAGTATAAAACCGGAGTCATGAAGGGATATGCGACCAAACTTGCTGCAAAAGCTTTAAAGGCAAGGGTGTTGTTGTATAAAAAAGATTATGCTGCGGCAGCCATATTGGCTAAAGAGGTGATGTCTGGTCCGGCACTACTGTCAGGAGACTTTGTTCGTCTTTTTACAAATGAAAAGTACAATGCTGATGAAGTGCTGTTGGCCTCTATTACTTTTGCCAATAACAACAATATCTATTTTGAGAATGGAAAATCCTATTATTGGACTGATGGGGGATATAAATTTACAGACCGGTATACTGAATTATTAAGGCAGGATGCCAGAAAATCGATTATTGTGAGAACTCCTTCAGATCCGGCAGATTTGTTGAAATGGCACGGTAACGGGAAGTTCAGTACAGGTGTACAAGGCAGCAGAAACGATACCGAATATTATCTGCGTTTGGCGGAAGTTTATCTGATTTACGCAGAGGCAGAAGCCAGAAGACCAGGTGGAAACTTAGACGATGCCCTTAAAGCATTGAATATCCTGCACACCAAACGAGGCAATCCGGAAGTGACTGCCTCCGGACAGAAAGACTTACTTCAGCTGGTCAGGAAAGAGAAAGAACTGGAACTGGGTGGAGAATCAGGAGAAGACTGGTATGATCTTGTTCGTTATATCAAAAACGGAGACCTGCAGGCTACAGCTGTAAAACAAAGCCTTACAGACGAAAACAAGCTGATTCTTCCCATACCACAAGTGAGTGTTGATGCCTCAAATCATTTAATTAAACAAAACCCCGGATACTAAAACCCCCTAAATATGAAAAAGAATATCATTTTATTAAGCTTAAGCAGCATTTGCCTGTTTGCCACTGCACAGGTAAAGAAAGATGGTTATACCATCAACGGAAAAATTGAAGGACTAAAAAGTCCATATATGTACATTTACGGTTTGGGAGGAAGTGATTCCGTTTCCGTAAAAAATGGTGTTTTCAGCTATAAGGGTAGTGTTAAGGAACCTACCCGGATTTACCTGACTGACCGGAAGGGATTGCAATTTGGATTGTATGTTGAAAATGCGCCTGTAAGTATTAAGGGCAATGTAAACGCAATTGAAGATATGCTGATCTCGGGAGGGAAGACGCAACAAGAGTCGAATGTCCTAAGTGTGAGCAAAAAAGACCTGGAAAAAAGGCAGAAGCAACTTTACAGCGAGTACGAGAAAGCAGAGAAGGCGAAAGACGCCGCTGCGATCGCAAAGATAGAAAGTGAATTTTTTAAAAGCTATAAGGAATCTGATGCTTTGAATAAAGCATTTATTACTAAGCATCCTAAAAGCTATGTGAGCCTGGTCAATATAAAAGATCTTGGTTCCAGTACAGATTATGCTGAATTACAAAGTCTTTTTCAGTCGCTTGATGCAGGGTTGAAAGCAACAGAGACCGGGAAAAAGATGGAAGCTATGTTAGCCGTATTGAAAAAAGGAAGTAATGGTCAGAAGATGATCGATTTTACCCAGAATGATATGGAAGGCAAGCCCGTTAGTTTTTCTTCTTTTAAAGGGAAGTATGTGTTGGTAGATTTTTGGGCAAGCTGGTGTGGGCCATGCAGAGGCGAGAACCCTAATGTATTGAAAGCATATGACCAGTTTAAAGATAAAGGCTTTACCGTTTTGGGTGTTTCTCTGGACGACAATGCGGATAAATGGAAGAAGGCAGTGGTCGAGGATAAAATGCCCTGGACTCAATTGTCTGACTTGAAAGGATGGAAGAATGAAGTTTCTACTTATTATGGTATCCAGGGAATTCCTGCCAATTATCTTGTAGACCCTGATGGGGTTATTATTGCCAGAAATTTAAGAGGTGAAGCGTTGCATGAGAAGTTGAAAGAATTGATGAAATAGTAAAAGCAAATGTTCTAAAAAAAGCTATCTGATTTGCTCAGATAGCTTTTTTATGTAGGTTGTTTATAGGTTGGCGGACAGGGCCTTGTAGTAATTTTCTGAAGCTTCCTGATGGGTATCTAAGAAAAGATAGGGCTCGATCAGTTCCAGTTCCATCAGGTTTAATTCCCCGTTTACAATTAAGCCATCAACTCTCGCATACAAACAACCCTGTGCATATTGTTCAACATAAGCTGCGGCACTTTTAATATGTTTGTCGAGGCCTTGCTGAACATTCACGCTACCACCGTGATAAGTTTGCACCCTGAAATCACCATCTTTTGGTATTTTCAATAAAGAATGGCTATACTTTCCTTCAAAGAAGAGAAACGACCATTCTCCATCATGGATCTCCGGCATAAAAGGCTGGGCTACAAAAGCTTCTTCCTGTAATAATCCGTTAATTTCAGCTTCATGACCGGAAAGGTTCTGAGCTGTTAAAATATAAGTGTTTTTAGCTCCTGCACTGATGCAAGGCTTGATGATTAGCTTTTCGGTCTTGAAATGGGCCATAAGTGCATTCAGGTCCAGACGCTCTCCCTTTTCAAGGAATAAAGAAGGGATTACGGCTAAGCCCGAGTCTGCAATTTCGCCGAGGTAATGTTTGTCCATATTCCACCTTACCCGTTCGTAAGGGTTCAGTAGTTTTACGTTTAAAGCTTCCAGATGATCGAGCCATTGTTTAAATTCTGCGATGTGTTCATGGTAATCCCATGGGGATTTAATAATGGCTACCTCATAGTTTTTCCAATCTGCCGCAGGATCATTCCATATGACACGTTCTATGGAAAGGCCTTTGCCTATTAAAAACTCTAGTAAGGTTTTATCCTCATCTACAGTGGTTGAGGTATATTTTTCCTGGATCTGGTAAGAAACATAAGCGATCTTCATCATTCAAAAAGGGTTAGGGGGTAAAGATATCATTAATGGGTTAATTTCCATATGTTATAGGCTTGAGGAAGGCAATGGCCGCAAGGTCTGTAGCCTGCCTGCAGGGCCTCCTGCTCATCCTTAAAAAAGACCCGGTTTTCTACTTTCATGCGTTTCCCCGAGGAGCAGTTCAGCAGGCCATATATTTTGTTTTTTTTATACCCTCCAAACTTGATTTTTCCCGCTTTTATCAAAGAGGCAAGTTGCTTTTTTCGTTCATCGGGATGGAGGCCAAGGCTTAAATGAGAGATCATATTTTTAATGGGTTGTCACAAGATTTGGACAGGCAGGCAAGGTAGGAAGTAAATATAATCGTGTCAACCCGGATCTTGCGAAAACCCATTTCATTCTACCTTTAGAAGCCATCGTCAGCACACCAATGGAATAGAATTATTTTAGCTTCCAAATCTATAAAATAACTGAATGGTTCCTGCTGCTTAAGTAATAGTGCTTTTTCCTATATTCGTTGGGGGATAAATAACGAATGACAATTCAAAACAGGCTTTCTGATCAGGAACTGGTGGCTCTTTTAAAAGAGAGAAATCAAGCTGCATTCACGGAAATCTACGACAGGTATTGGCGGATCATGTATGGTCATGTTTATAAGATGCTATTGGACGAAGAGGAGTCAAAAGATGTCATTCAGGAACTATTTAGCAATTTATGGATCAATTCTGATCGTATTCCGGATCAGTTAAACCTTCCGGGGTACCTGTATATAATGGCAAAAAATAAGGTACTAAACTTGATCCGCAGGAATAAGTTTCAGACTGCCTACCTCAATTCTTTGTCAGATTTTATCACGGAGGCCAGTACGGCTACCATAGATCAGTTGAATGAACGTGATTTGGCTATGGCCATAGAAAGAGAAATTCAAAGTCTTCCGCCAAGGATGAAACAGGTTTTTGAATTAAGCAGGAAAGAGAACCTTTCCTATAAAGAGATTGCAGACCGGCTGGGAACGTCAGAAGAAACCGTTAAAAAGCAGGTGCACAATTCTATCAAATCTATCAAACATCACCTGAAGGAATCAGGCGGAGCTGCAGTGTTATTGCTGACTTTTCTACGCTGATTTTTGAACCCGGGATTTATCTCATTCTGTAGAGCAATATTTTTTTTAATGCCGGATACCCCCTGAGTCTTTTTCATGTGTTTTATTTTAAAGGGAGCGGAAAACTCAGCCTTAAATCCTAACACTATGAACCATCAGGAAGTACAGAAACTCATCGAAAGCTACAACCAGGGGACTGCAAGCCCGGAAGAACGGGCATGGATAGACCATTGGTATCTGAAAGAGGCTGCCAAAAGAAGTCTGACTGAAGATCAGGATTTTGATCACCTGAATGGAGAAATATGGGACGGTGTACTGAGCAGGGCCGGCCTTTCGCAAAAGAAACAAGCTAAGATCTGGTATCGGATCATGGCTGCTGCAGCAGTTCTGCTGATTGTAGGAGCAGGAATCTGGTTTTATAAAAATAACCATCTGGCTGATCCCTTACCAAAAGAGAAACAGTATGTTCAGGATCTTCCTGCCGGAGGAAATAAAGCGGTATTGACCCTTGGGAACGGTGAAAAAGTAGTACTGACGGATGTAGCCGAGGGAAAAATTGCCGAGCAGGCCGGAATCAATATCAGCAAAACTGCAGATGGACAACTGATTTATACAATAGATCCTTCGGCAGCTCAAAATGAAAATACTTCGATGACTTATAATACCATCGAAACGCCTAAGGGGGGGCAGTATCAGATCAATTTGCCCGATGGGACCAGAGTCTGGCTGAATGCTTCTTCCTCCCTGAAGTATCCCACCCGGTTTATTGCAAACGAAAGAAAAGTTGAACTGAAAGGCGAAGGCTATTTTGAGGTTGCCCGGGATCCGGGAAAACCTTTTCGCGTGATGAGCAGCAAGCAGGAGGTAGAGGTATTGGGAACGCATTTTAACATCAACGCCTATGCAGATGAAAATGGCATCCGGACCACTTTACTGGAAGGAAGCGTAAAAGTAAAAGAATCGGGGCATGATGCCCTGCTCAAACCAGGGGAACAATCTTTGCTGAGCGGGAATAGAATGGAGATTAAACCGGTGGATACGGAAATGGCAGTGGCCTGGAAAGATGGATACTTCCTATTTAAAAAAGCAAGTATTCAAACCCTGATGCGGCAATTGTCGAGGTGGTATGATGTAGAAGTCATTTATTCAGGGAACATTCCGGCAACTTCATTTACAGGGAAAGTACACCGCAATACGAGTCTTGCACAAACATTGGAGCTTCTCAGTTTTTCAAAAGTTAATTTCAGGATCGAAGGAAAAAGAATGAGCATTATATATCCTTCCTCTGGAATACCAAAATAACCACGAACCAAATAAACCAAACAATCAATAACCAAATCTAAACCAAATTTAAACATGAAAAGAGCACTCAGGATGCGGTGATTCACCGTTGGGGAGACGACATAAAAAACCGCAGAAGTAGGTCGAAGTACTTCTACGGTAAGTATTTGAGTCAACCCGGATTTCTGATGAAATCAGGAATAAAAAATCAATTGGAAACGAATTCTTGTATTAACCCAAACATTCAAAAGTATGAAAATAAATGCTTTTAACCTAGCTATGCCCAAAACATGGCGCCCTAGTAAAATACTTATAGTCATGAAATTAACCACTTTCCTGATGATGATCAGCCTGATGTATGCAAGTGCAAAAGGCTATAGCCAAATCAATCTGAATGAACGGAATACCACATTGGATAAGGTATTCCAGCTCATTGAAAAACAAACAGATTATGTTTTCATAATCAGGAATTACGATGCCAGTCGGGCGAACATTTCGGTGAAACTTAGAAATGTGTCCATTAATGAGGCTTTGACACAATGTCTTAAAGACCTGCCTTTAACGTTTAAGATCATTGGTAAAAATATCGCCATCGTTGAAAAAGAAATGGCTCGGGAGCAGTTAAATACTCCCGTCATTCTCCCTGTAGACGTCAGAGGGAGGGTGTTAGATGCGAAAGGTCAGCCACTTCCTGGTGTAAATGTGATGGTAAAAGGAATAGCCGGAAAAGGAACCAGTACAGATATAGAGGGTAGGTTTTCCCTTAATGCCAATCCCGGCGACCTGCTGGTATTTAGTTTCATTGGTTTTAAAAAGAAAGAGATAAGGGTAGAGACTGCCCTGGTTCCGGATATCATGCTCGAAGAAGAGCCTGCGCAGCTGGAGTCTGTTGTGGTAGTGGGATACGGTGCGGTAAAAAAGACCGACCTTACCGGTTCCGTATCATCCATAGGTGCAGAAAAGATTACCCAGGTAAAAGGGGTCTCCAATGTTGCGCAGACGCTGCAGGGACAAATGGCAGGTGTACAGGTAAATCAGGGCTCCGGACAGCCAGGTGAGGGGATGAAGATTTCGATCAGGGGAACTAACTCCATCAGTGGCGACAATGCCCCTTTATATGTGATTGATGGAATTCTTTCCCAGGGGATATCTGCCCAGCTCAATGTAGATGACATTGCTACAATTGATGTTTTAAAGGATGCTTCTTCAACGGCTATTTATGGTTCCAGAGGTGCAAATGGCGTCATCATGATCACTACAAAAAGTGGGAAAACCGGAAAGCTTCAGGTGAATTATGACGGATATTACGGATTTCAGGACCTCAGAAAAAGAAAAGACCTGATTGACGCTTCGGAATATGGACAACTTCAAAATGAAGTGGCTGCAAATGATGGTCAGCCTTTACCTTTCACTGCAGAAGAAATTAAAGCCCTTGGAAAAGGAACCGACTGGCAATCTCTGGTTTATAAGACTGCTCCGGTTCAAAACCATACTTTATCATTCTCGGGAGGGTCGGATCATACGAAATACTATACTTCTCTGGGCTATTTCGATCAGAATGGTATTATTGAAAATTCAAACTACAGGCGGTTTTCCTCCCGAATTAACCTGGATCAGAAACTAAACGAGAAAATAAAATTCAATACCAATTTATCCGTGGTTCAGGACCGTTACAGACAGGCAAATTATGCCGGTGCTGATTTTGGCGGTGTCCCTTTCCAGACTATGGTGATGCCACCAACCCAGGGCGTATACGATGCAGATGGAAAATATACTGTATTTACTGGTGTGAGCTGGGGCCAAACCAACCCAATAGGAGTAGCAAAGGAGCAGTACAATCCGAGTAATACCCTGAGAATCCTAGGAAGTGCCGCTTTTACTTATGAGGTCATTAAAGACCTGAAATTAAAAAGTAGTGTCAGCATCGATGCCAATAACAATAAAACAGATCTATATAACCCGCCAAGCATTACTTTTGGCCAGCCTGCAGGAAAGGCCTCCAAGAGCTATAGCAACAATTCTTCTTTTGTAAATGAGAATACTTTGAACTACAACCGTGCCTTTGGACAACATCATTTGGATGTACTGGCGGGGTTTAGTTACCAGTATGATAAAAATGAAGGATTGAATAGTAATGAAGCTTCCGGATTTGTGACAGATGATTATTTAAATCATAACATTCAGGGCGCTACCAATAAAGCCCTGCCCAGCACTTCTTTTGGAGAACGAAACCTGATCTCCTATTTAGGTAGGGTCAATTACAATTATATGGGCAGGTATTTTGCCACTTTTACAGGGAGGTATGATGGCTCTTCTGTATTCGGGGAAAATAATAAATATGCTTTTTTCCCCTCTGCGGCGCTGGCATGGATCTTATCAGAAGAAGATTTTTTGAAAAACAATGCCACGATATCCAATCTGAAACTAAGGGCAAGTTACGGTGCTTCGGGCAGTCAGGCCATTAGCCCGTATCAAACATTGGCAAGGGTATCAGCAGTAAACCCTATTTTCAACAATCAGCCTGTATTGGGTTACGTACTGGGGTCATTACCCAATAGAAACCTGAAATGGGAAACCACCAAGGAACTTGATTTTGGTCTGGATCTGGGACTATTACAGAATAGAATTCAATTTACAGCCGACTACTATGATAAAAAGACGAATGATCTGCTGCTGAGTGTAGATCTGCCACAATCTTCAGGTTTTAGTGCGGTACTGCAAAATCTGGGCTCTGTACAGAACCGGGGTTTTGAGTTCCAGTTGAATACCAGAAACATTGAGGGGCAGGATTTTAAATGGTCCTCTTCCCTGACTTTTTCTCATAATACGAATAAGGTGACCGATCTGGGTAAAGCCGCTGACGGCAGTCCGATTGTATATAAGGAGGTGAGGGCAGGAGGAAACTGGTTTCCGATGATTCTAGGGCAACCTATGCATTCCTTCTATGGGCAAACGGTTGCAGGGGTGTATCAAAGCGATGCCGAAGCGCTCGCAAATGGAGAGCCTCAAAAGCGTGCCGGTGAGTATAAATTTCTGGATTATAATGGGGATGGCAGGGTAGATGACGCTGATAAACATGTCCTGGCCAATATGACCCCTAAATTTACCTTTGGTTTTAACAATAGTTTCAATTATAAAAACTTCGACCTGAGCTTGCTGTTTGTGGGTTCTTTCGGGAATAAAATCGTCAATGAATTCAGAAAATATAACCTGACCTTGAATGGTTTGTGGACACCGACCCAGGAAGCCTTTGATGCCCGATGGAGAGGTCCGGGTACCAGTGAGACCGGTGATAAGCCTTCTAAAGGAAGCATGCAATATACCCGGGATTATGCCAATAGCCTTTGGGTGGAAAACGGTTCTTATCTGAAACTCCGTGATGTTACCCTGGGATATACCTTCTCTCCAAAATTGCTTAAAGCGCTGAATATCGCTTCCATTCGTTTTTATGCCAGCGCCCAGAACTACTTTACCATCACCAAATATTCTGGTTATGATCCGGAAGTTTCCTGGTCTGTGTCGACTGTAAACGGATGGGATAGGGGGAATTATCCTGCTGCAAAATCGATTACCACAGGTGTTAAAGTTAATTTTTAATCATTTAGAAGAACAGGTTATGAAACGATATATTACATTTTCTCTGCTTACTTTAATGCTGTTGACAACAGTTATTTCCGGATGTAAAAAAGCATTGAATGAAGATCCTAAAACATTTATTTCACCGGAGAATTTTTTCAAAAACCCAGAAAGCTATGAGCTCGCCGTATTGGGAATTTATTCCGGATTACCACTCTATTCAGGGAACAGAGCGATGATGCTGGAGATGTGCACCGATATTTATGGGGCTCCTGCATCCGCATTTGAACAGGCACTTCCCATGTATCAGAATGCTCCGGCCTCTTTTTATTACAATACCAGGGAGGCCTGGGGAGGGGCGTATGCCATTATAAAAAATGCAAACTTTATCCTTGAAGAATTGCCAAAGGGACCTCTGGTTGAGCTGAAGAAAAATCAATTAATGGCTGAGGCTCGTTTTCTAAGGGCTTATGCCTATTTTTATCTGGTGCAGCTGTATGGTGATGTGCCTATGCCAGTTAAGCCAATTACCGATTATAGTAAATTACAAATGCCACGAACCGCACAGACTGAAGTCTATAAATTAATCCTGGAAGACCTTAACTATGCAGAAGCAAACCTTCCTGAATCGACTGCTGCTCAGGGAAGGGTTTATAAACTGGTTTCCACCGCGCTACTGGCCAAGGTTTACCTGACAATGGCAGGAAATCCGCTAAAACAGACTCAGCATTTTGCCCATGCGAAAGAAAAAGCTATCGCAGTGATCAATTCGGGAAAGTTTCAGCTGGTAAATGATTTCGCTTCGGTATTTCATCAAACGGCATACACTTCCGAATCAATTTGGGAGAAACTATATGTGACCGGACTGGGAGGCAATCCGGTACATGGGATCACTTTAACTGCGGCAACCTATAACCCTATCCTGGTCCCTGCCGATTGGTTTATCAATAGTTTTGCGACCGGCGACCGGCGAAAACAATGGGGAATTGTTCAGAATTACGCGGGCCCGAAAGGAACGGTATTGAGTCCCTTTTTCCAGAAATTTGCAGATGTATCCGGAGTGGCCGGTGGTACCACCTCTTCGGGGGCAATCGTGAGCTATACCTTTCCATACCTTCGGTTGGCAGAAATGTATTTAATTGCAGCCGAAGCCGAAAATGAGGTAAACGGACCTGCCGGTGCCTATGTTTACATCAATGAGATCCGAAAACGTGCGAGAGTAAATAAGGCAGATGTAACGAATGTGCCCGACTTAACAGGGCTGTCCCAGCAACAGTTCCGGGAAGCAGCATGGATGGAACGTAAATGGGAACTTTGCCTGGAAGGAAGCACCTGGTTTGATTTGAAAAGAACGAATACGATGCAGAATATCCAGAATAGAAGAGGTGCAGGGTTGGTGAATCCAATCGGTGCTTACAATCAAACCTGGCTGATCCCTGATAATGAGGTAGTCAACAATAATATTGCTCAGAACCCAGTATATAAATAATTATAAAATAATCCCGTTGATTTATGAAATTTACAACAATGCCCTGGATCAATCTACCCGGCTTCCTGCTCTGCCTGTTGTTAAGTAGTAATGGTTTTGCCAAGGATATTTATGTTTCCATTAAAGGAAATGACAAAAATCCCGGTACAAAAGAAAAACCTTTCGCTACATTTAAAAGAGCACAACTGGCGCTCAGGACCATCAGAGGAGCGACAACAGTATATGTTCGCGGTGGAACCTATTACTTCACCTCTGCTGTGGTTTTTACTGCACAGGACTCCCGAAGTCCTATGGAGGGAGTGACTTATAAGTCCTACTCCGGAGAAAAGGTAAACCTGAGTGGTGCCCGTGAGTTGCAGTTGAAATGGGAAAATGCTAAGGGTGGGATAAAACGGGCTAAGGTATCAGAAGAGATCGCTTTTGATCAGCTGTTTATCAATGGCAAGCAACAGCGCATGGCGAGATACCCCAATTACAACCCTGACATCCGGTTTTTTGGTGGTGGTTCTGCCGATGCCATTAGTCCGGAAAGGGTAAAAGGATGGAATCATCCCGAAGGAGGTTTCATTCATGCCCTGCATAAACACGAATGGGGCGGGTATCAATACCTGATTTCCGGAAAAGACCAGGAAGGGAAGCTGACCCTTGAAGGTGGTTTCCAGAATAACCGGCAAATGGGGATGCATGATAAATACCGT
This region of Pedobacter steynii genomic DNA includes:
- a CDS encoding Ada metal-binding domain-containing protein; translated protein: MISHLSLGLHPDERKKQLASLIKAGKIKFGGYKKNKIYGLLNCSSGKRMKVENRVFFKDEQEALQAGYRPCGHCLPQAYNIWKLTH
- a CDS encoding RNA polymerase sigma factor; the encoded protein is MTIQNRLSDQELVALLKERNQAAFTEIYDRYWRIMYGHVYKMLLDEEESKDVIQELFSNLWINSDRIPDQLNLPGYLYIMAKNKVLNLIRRNKFQTAYLNSLSDFITEASTATIDQLNERDLAMAIEREIQSLPPRMKQVFELSRKENLSYKEIADRLGTSEETVKKQVHNSIKSIKHHLKESGGAAVLLLTFLR
- a CDS encoding FecR family protein, with the translated sequence MNHQEVQKLIESYNQGTASPEERAWIDHWYLKEAAKRSLTEDQDFDHLNGEIWDGVLSRAGLSQKKQAKIWYRIMAAAAVLLIVGAGIWFYKNNHLADPLPKEKQYVQDLPAGGNKAVLTLGNGEKVVLTDVAEGKIAEQAGINISKTADGQLIYTIDPSAAQNENTSMTYNTIETPKGGQYQINLPDGTRVWLNASSSLKYPTRFIANERKVELKGEGYFEVARDPGKPFRVMSSKQEVEVLGTHFNINAYADENGIRTTLLEGSVKVKESGHDALLKPGEQSLLSGNRMEIKPVDTEMAVAWKDGYFLFKKASIQTLMRQLSRWYDVEVIYSGNIPATSFTGKVHRNTSLAQTLELLSFSKVNFRIEGKRMSIIYPSSGIPK
- a CDS encoding SusC/RagA family TonB-linked outer membrane protein, whose amino-acid sequence is MKLTTFLMMISLMYASAKGYSQINLNERNTTLDKVFQLIEKQTDYVFIIRNYDASRANISVKLRNVSINEALTQCLKDLPLTFKIIGKNIAIVEKEMAREQLNTPVILPVDVRGRVLDAKGQPLPGVNVMVKGIAGKGTSTDIEGRFSLNANPGDLLVFSFIGFKKKEIRVETALVPDIMLEEEPAQLESVVVVGYGAVKKTDLTGSVSSIGAEKITQVKGVSNVAQTLQGQMAGVQVNQGSGQPGEGMKISIRGTNSISGDNAPLYVIDGILSQGISAQLNVDDIATIDVLKDASSTAIYGSRGANGVIMITTKSGKTGKLQVNYDGYYGFQDLRKRKDLIDASEYGQLQNEVAANDGQPLPFTAEEIKALGKGTDWQSLVYKTAPVQNHTLSFSGGSDHTKYYTSLGYFDQNGIIENSNYRRFSSRINLDQKLNEKIKFNTNLSVVQDRYRQANYAGADFGGVPFQTMVMPPTQGVYDADGKYTVFTGVSWGQTNPIGVAKEQYNPSNTLRILGSAAFTYEVIKDLKLKSSVSIDANNNKTDLYNPPSITFGQPAGKASKSYSNNSSFVNENTLNYNRAFGQHHLDVLAGFSYQYDKNEGLNSNEASGFVTDDYLNHNIQGATNKALPSTSFGERNLISYLGRVNYNYMGRYFATFTGRYDGSSVFGENNKYAFFPSAALAWILSEEDFLKNNATISNLKLRASYGASGSQAISPYQTLARVSAVNPIFNNQPVLGYVLGSLPNRNLKWETTKELDFGLDLGLLQNRIQFTADYYDKKTNDLLLSVDLPQSSGFSAVLQNLGSVQNRGFEFQLNTRNIEGQDFKWSSSLTFSHNTNKVTDLGKAADGSPIVYKEVRAGGNWFPMILGQPMHSFYGQTVAGVYQSDAEALANGEPQKRAGEYKFLDYNGDGRVDDADKHVLANMTPKFTFGFNNSFNYKNFDLSLLFVGSFGNKIVNEFRKYNLTLNGLWTPTQEAFDARWRGPGTSETGDKPSKGSMQYTRDYANSLWVENGSYLKLRDVTLGYTFSPKLLKALNIASIRFYASAQNYFTITKYSGYDPEVSWSVSTVNGWDRGNYPAAKSITTGVKVNF